One window from the genome of Glycine soja cultivar W05 chromosome 12, ASM419377v2, whole genome shotgun sequence encodes:
- the LOC114379358 gene encoding transcription factor MYB14-like, with translation MITKMVRTPSCDKSGMRKGTWTPEEDMKLIAYVTRYGCWNWRQLPKFAGLARCGKSCRLRWMNYLRPNLKRGNFTQEEEECIIRMHKKLGNRWSAIAAELPGRTDNEIKNHWHTTLKKRSQQNTVTIEETRVSKSKNNESVPNKGVTVTLLATSSQMSDNSSISPVSSSCSEFSSITSYHSTAASCMENLVFEDDDFGFLDSYNESFWTQLNLDDISNNAPCEIFSEDSNGSFQSTDATQIHDSCAKSPTTSESNIVVDNDFVDFLDAYKDATVDNFWSQTYVADMSHVPTELLVHSVAESECFTPIYDDLWGQSYLYHENHHGLFR, from the exons ATGATCACAAAGATGGTGAGAACCCCATCTTGTGACAAAAGTGGAATGAGGAAAGGAACTTGGACTCCGGAGGAAGATATGAAGTTAATTGCTTATGTCACTAGATATGGTTGCTGGAATTGGCGCCAACTCCCCAAGTTTGCAG GTCTTGCAAGGTGTGGGAAAAGTTGTAGATTGAGATGGATGAATTATCTAAGACCAAACCTCAAAAGAGGGAACTTCACTCAAGAAGAGGAAGAATGCATCATTAGAATGCACAAAAAACTTGGTAACAG ATGGTCTGCTATTGCGGCTGAGTTACCTGGAAGAACAGATAacgaaataaaaaatcattggcACACCACACTCAAGAAAAGATCTCAACAAAACACAGTCACAATTGAAGAAACTAGAGTCtcaaaatcaaagaataacgaATCAGTTCCCAATAAGGGGGTAACTGTTACTCTTCTGGCTACTTCTTCCCAGATGTCAGATAATTCATCAATATCCCCAGTTTCATCCTCCTGCAGCGAGTTTTCCTCCATAACTTCGTATCATTCCACCGCTGCTAGCTGTATGGAGAATTTGGTGTTTGAAGATGATGACTTCGGTTTTCTTGATTCATACAATGAAAGCTTCTGGACACAACTAAATCTGGATGACATTTCCAACAATGCACCATGTGAAATTTTTTCAGAAGATTCCAATGGCTCTTTTCAAAGTACAGATGCTACCCAGATCCATGATTCTTGTGCAAAGTCTCCTACAACTAGCGAAAGTAATATTGTTGTGGATAATGACTTTGTCGACTTTCTGGATGCATACAAAGACGCAACGGTTGATAACTTTTGGTCACAGACATATGTAGCTGACATGTCCCACGTTCCAACTGAACTACTTGTTCACTCCGTGGCAGAATCTGAATGTTTTACTCCAATATATGATGATTTGTGGGGTCAAAGTTATTTGTACCATGAAAATCATCATGGTTTATTCCGATGA
- the LOC114378671 gene encoding uncharacterized protein LOC114378671, with product MTDKRKVLGKNNEETRSYFTWNLEMERVLADVLRDQRNLGNKGDEGWKRLALNAAAAVLSTSFNVNVTSDNVKNRIKLWRSWYGIVSDILGQSGFDWDGTKHMITVENENAWNEYCTSHKSAKPFRYKVLQNWDDIVDLCAKDRATGHGAETAMDADEAMSRETNEVEFMGLGATAIDLEEPSSNTKGKRQGSTSSGTHPHKRKMGEKEGIAASLDKMANSFNRMVEKMDGKVDDEDIQEVLRETSLIPDLNRQQWAKAIKWLADDPKQLAIVKALPIHQKTNYVLTHLGE from the exons ATGACGgacaaaagaaaagttttaggaaaaaataatgaggaaACAAGAAGTTATTTTACATGGAATTTGGAAATGGAACGTGTATTGGCTGATGTACTTAGAGATCAAAGGAATTTGGGCAACAAGGGTGACGAAGGTTGGAAAAGGTTAGCATTGAATGCTGCAGCCGCAGTGTTATCTACAAGCTTCAATGTTAATGTCACATCAGATAATGTCAAAAACCGTATCAAATTATGGAGATCGTGGTATGGTATTGTAAGTGACATCCTTGGCCAGAGTGGATTTGATTGGGATGGCACTAAGCACATGATCACAGTTGAGAAtgaaaatgcttggaatgaatatTGCACT TCGCATAAATCGGCTAAACCGTTTCGATACAAGGTGCTTCAAAATTGGGATGATATAGTGGATTTGTGTGCTAAAGATAGAGCCACCGGTCATGGAGCTGAAACTGCTATGGATGCTGATGAAGCGATGAGTAGAGAAACAAATGAAGTGGAATTCATGGGGTTAGGTGCTACTGCCATAGATTTAGAAGAACCAAGCTCTaatacaaaaggaaaaagacaaGGTTCGACTTCTTCTGGCACACATCCTCACAAGAGAAAGAtgggagaaaaagaaggaatagCAGCTTCTTTGGATAAAATGGCAAACTCTTTTAACCGAATGGTGGAAAAAATGGATGGTAAAGTTGATGATGAAGATATTCAAGAAGTATTACGTGAGACATCTTTGATACCAGATCTTAATAGACAACAATGGGCTAAAGCTATTAAATGGTTAGCTGACGATCCAAAACAGTTAGCTATTGTGAAAGCCCTTCCAATTCACCAAAagacaaattatgttttaacacATCTTGGAGAATGA
- the LOC114379195 gene encoding transcription factor MYB30-like isoform X1, translated as MVRTPSCDKSGTRKGTWTPEEDRKLIAYVTRYGSWNWRQLPRFAGLARCGKSCRLRWMNYLRPNVKRGNFTQQEDECIIRMHKKLGNKWSAIAAELPGRTDNEIKNHWHTTLKKWSQQNAITNEEARTSKSKDKVPNKGVTVTLPANSSLMSDNSSSSPVSSTCSEFSSITSDNSTAASMENLVFEDDDFGFLDSYNESFWTELNLDDISFDAPCEMDLGDTNVSFESTSCSNSNTLDSLHGSTSESIVVDNDFGGFLDAYTKAAVDNFWTQPYVADMSHVPSELLVPSMAESEYFTPIYDDLWG; from the exons ATGGTGAGAACCCCATCTTGTGACAAAAGTGGAACGAGGAAAGGTACTTGGACTCCGGAGGAAGATAGAAAGTTAATTGCTTATGTCACTAGATATGGCTCCTGGAATTGGCGCCAACTTCCCAGGTTTGCtg GTCTGGCAAGATGTGGCAAAAGTTGTAGACTGAGATGGATGAATTATCTAAGGCCAAATGTCAAAAGAGGGAACTTCACTCAACAAGAAGATGAATGCATCATTAGAATGCACAAAAAACTTGGTAACAA ATGGTCTGCTATTGCAGCTGAGTTACCTGGAAGAAcagataatgaaataaaaaaccaTTGGCACACCACACTCAAGAAGTGGTCTCAACAAAACGCAATCACAAATGAAGAAGCTAGAacctcaaaatcaaaagataaggTTCCCAACAAGGGTGTAACTGTTACTCTTCCAGCTAATTCTTCTCTGATGTCAGATAATTCATCATCATCTCCAGTTTCATCCACCTGCAGCGAGTTTTCATCTATAACATCAGATAATTCCACTGCTGCCAGTATGGAAAATTTGGTGTTTGAAGATGATGACTTCGGTTTTCTGGATTCATACAATGAAAGTTTCTGGACGGAACTAAATCTTGATGACATTTCCTTTGATGCCCCATGTGAAATGGATTTAGGAGATACTAATGTCTCTTTTGAAAGTACAAGTTGTAGCAATAGCAACACCCTTGATTCTCTGCATGGATCAACCAGTGAAAGTATTGTTGTGGATAATGACTTTGGCGGCTTTCTCGATGCATACACAAAGGCAGCCGTTGATAACTTTTGGACACAACCATATGTGGCTGACATGTCCCACGTTCCAAGCGAACTACTTGTTCCCTCTATGGCAGAATCTGAATATTTTACTCCAATATATGATGATCTGTGGGGTTAA
- the LOC114379195 gene encoding transcription factor WER-like isoform X2, with amino-acid sequence MSLDMAPGIGANFPGLARCGKSCRLRWMNYLRPNVKRGNFTQQEDECIIRMHKKLGNKWSAIAAELPGRTDNEIKNHWHTTLKKWSQQNAITNEEARTSKSKDKVPNKGVTVTLPANSSLMSDNSSSSPVSSTCSEFSSITSDNSTAASMENLVFEDDDFGFLDSYNESFWTELNLDDISFDAPCEMDLGDTNVSFESTSCSNSNTLDSLHGSTSESIVVDNDFGGFLDAYTKAAVDNFWTQPYVADMSHVPSELLVPSMAESEYFTPIYDDLWG; translated from the exons ATGTCACTAGATATGGCTCCTGGAATTGGCGCCAACTTCCCAG GTCTGGCAAGATGTGGCAAAAGTTGTAGACTGAGATGGATGAATTATCTAAGGCCAAATGTCAAAAGAGGGAACTTCACTCAACAAGAAGATGAATGCATCATTAGAATGCACAAAAAACTTGGTAACAA ATGGTCTGCTATTGCAGCTGAGTTACCTGGAAGAAcagataatgaaataaaaaaccaTTGGCACACCACACTCAAGAAGTGGTCTCAACAAAACGCAATCACAAATGAAGAAGCTAGAacctcaaaatcaaaagataaggTTCCCAACAAGGGTGTAACTGTTACTCTTCCAGCTAATTCTTCTCTGATGTCAGATAATTCATCATCATCTCCAGTTTCATCCACCTGCAGCGAGTTTTCATCTATAACATCAGATAATTCCACTGCTGCCAGTATGGAAAATTTGGTGTTTGAAGATGATGACTTCGGTTTTCTGGATTCATACAATGAAAGTTTCTGGACGGAACTAAATCTTGATGACATTTCCTTTGATGCCCCATGTGAAATGGATTTAGGAGATACTAATGTCTCTTTTGAAAGTACAAGTTGTAGCAATAGCAACACCCTTGATTCTCTGCATGGATCAACCAGTGAAAGTATTGTTGTGGATAATGACTTTGGCGGCTTTCTCGATGCATACACAAAGGCAGCCGTTGATAACTTTTGGACACAACCATATGTGGCTGACATGTCCCACGTTCCAAGCGAACTACTTGTTCCCTCTATGGCAGAATCTGAATATTTTACTCCAATATATGATGATCTGTGGGGTTAA
- the LOC114378175 gene encoding uncharacterized protein LOC114378175: MDGLSDNMTMPINLKAKVVVAAHDKDINSVVVAPNDSLVCSGSQEEGVVKGQELENVVSDADYTKAIQIAFELRRPHRLFELFAELCRKRVAENHMDRALKGLGGEELCILFNYI; the protein is encoded by the exons ATGGATGGCCTCTCAGACAATATGACAATGCCAATTAATTTAAAAGCAAAAGTTGTTGTTGCAGCTCATGATAAAGATATAAATTCTGTAGTTGTTGCTCCAAATGATAGTTTAGTATGTAGTGGTTCTCAG GAAGAGGGAGTTGTGAAAGGTCAAGAGCTAGAGAATGTTGTCTCAGATGCTGACTATACTAAAGCAATCCAAATCGCATTTGAACTGCGCAGGCCTCATAGGCTTTTTGAGCTATTTGCAGAACTTTGCAG GAAGAGAGTGGCTGAAAATCATATGGACAGAGCACTTAAGGGCTTGGGTGGTGAAGAGCTTTGTATATTATTTAACTATATTTGA